From a region of the uncultured Fibrobacter sp. genome:
- a CDS encoding HD domain-containing phosphohydrolase yields MLVSQKKTVLIVDDDRMNLKFAEHMLSSTYDVVMANSYEDALDYLSKELPALALLDVHMPGKNGFELLAEIRKIKHCNELPVVFLTADSDRETEVRVFQEGGLDYIQKPLVPEVVLERIKRILSLRELQVNLESEVERRTEELEESRRKLQVLSLQVVKTLASAIDAKDRYTNGHSSRVAKYSKEIARRAGKPVEFQDEIYFIALLHDIGKIGIPDNILNKNSKLTDEEYETIKQHPSIGVEILKNITEMPKIEIGAHYHHERFDGKGYPEGLAGYGIPEIGRIIAVADAYDAMTSRRSYRSALPQETVRSEIVRGRGLQFDPDFADIMLQMIDEDVNYTMRDDRLV; encoded by the coding sequence ATGTTGGTTTCGCAAAAAAAGACGGTCTTGATCGTAGACGATGACCGAATGAATTTAAAGTTCGCCGAGCACATGCTCAGTTCGACGTATGACGTCGTGATGGCGAACTCTTACGAGGATGCGTTGGACTACCTGTCAAAGGAGTTGCCTGCGCTTGCCCTTTTGGATGTTCACATGCCGGGCAAGAACGGCTTCGAATTGCTGGCCGAGATTCGTAAGATCAAACATTGCAACGAGTTACCGGTGGTGTTCTTGACCGCGGACAGCGACCGGGAGACCGAGGTCCGGGTGTTTCAGGAAGGTGGCCTCGACTATATCCAAAAGCCCCTGGTGCCCGAAGTGGTGCTTGAGCGAATCAAGCGAATTCTCTCGCTTCGCGAATTGCAGGTCAACCTTGAAAGCGAAGTGGAACGCCGTACCGAAGAACTCGAAGAAAGCCGTCGCAAACTTCAAGTTCTTTCTTTGCAGGTGGTCAAGACGCTTGCTTCGGCGATTGATGCCAAGGACCGCTACACGAACGGTCATTCGAGCCGCGTGGCTAAGTACAGCAAGGAAATTGCTCGCCGCGCGGGCAAGCCTGTGGAATTCCAGGATGAAATCTATTTCATTGCCCTGCTGCACGATATCGGGAAAATTGGTATTCCGGACAATATCTTGAACAAGAATTCCAAGCTCACGGACGAAGAATACGAAACGATTAAACAGCACCCGAGTATCGGGGTTGAAATTCTGAAGAATATCACCGAGATGCCCAAAATCGAGATCGGTGCGCATTACCACCATGAACGTTTCGACGGAAAGGGTTACCCGGAAGGGCTTGCCGGTTATGGCATTCCTGAAATTGGCCGCATTATCGCCGTGGCCGACGCCTACGATGCCATGACGAGCCGCCGTAGTTACCGTTCGGCCTTGCCGCAAGAAACGGTTCGCAGTGAAATTGTTCGCGGTCGCGGTCTGCAGTTCGATCCGGACTTCGCCGATATCATGCTTCAGATGATTGACGAAGACGTGAATTATACCATGCGCGACGATAGACTTGTCTGA
- a CDS encoding T9SS type A sorting domain-containing protein: protein KLFEDEGTSAFITNVLVPVVKAIGNHNALMTWEVFNEPEGMTSVGWTTKKLDKAVLQKFTNKIAAAIHTTNPELLVSTGSVNIQYQSWWNDSELIAAGGEANGTLDFFQTHYYPYYQNDAVSPFVNTAAQMATTYKYDNKPMIIGEFPASGWKGNTYTASMAAKTQISTEECYRKAFDGGYAGALAWQYIGDKTESNFGGYTYTIDPALDAMKSLAATEEASIKIKDVAISQESGDGKMSVTYGGDNAQIEYQKTWDLSKANTFTFEATNKGESDAQLHLIFKLTDAWTWTPVNDDDGACVVPAGESVTCSYDISSFTDRNKTLSVVIANYAAGYTGTILYDNFKAGDQVLWDFNEDKYDAFSRGFENTEEMIPEIKIVFEDPSGICMRPHVAGAKALRVSGGMLTLSVGRTQGVTAELFDVTGHKVATLHKGTLSAGTHQFKVNAAAGTYFVKVAGQGINLTQKVMLK from the coding sequence AAAACTGTTTGAAGACGAAGGCACGTCGGCTTTCATTACGAATGTACTCGTTCCTGTCGTGAAGGCTATCGGTAACCACAACGCACTCATGACCTGGGAAGTGTTCAACGAACCCGAAGGCATGACAAGTGTAGGCTGGACCACCAAGAAACTCGACAAGGCTGTGCTGCAGAAGTTCACGAACAAGATTGCTGCGGCAATCCATACCACAAACCCGGAACTGCTCGTTTCTACGGGTAGCGTGAATATCCAGTATCAGAGCTGGTGGAACGATTCCGAACTCATTGCTGCCGGTGGCGAAGCGAACGGTACGCTCGACTTTTTTCAGACGCATTACTATCCGTACTACCAGAACGATGCCGTGTCTCCGTTCGTGAATACGGCAGCCCAGATGGCGACGACGTACAAGTACGACAACAAGCCCATGATTATCGGCGAATTCCCGGCAAGCGGCTGGAAGGGCAATACCTATACCGCAAGCATGGCTGCCAAGACCCAGATTTCGACCGAAGAATGCTACCGCAAGGCCTTTGACGGTGGCTACGCAGGCGCACTTGCCTGGCAGTACATTGGCGACAAGACCGAATCGAACTTTGGCGGTTACACTTACACCATTGATCCGGCTCTCGATGCCATGAAATCTCTCGCCGCTACTGAAGAAGCTTCTATCAAGATCAAGGATGTCGCCATCAGTCAAGAAAGTGGCGATGGCAAGATGTCGGTCACTTACGGCGGTGACAACGCCCAGATCGAATACCAGAAAACCTGGGATTTGAGCAAGGCCAATACGTTCACGTTCGAGGCCACCAACAAGGGTGAAAGCGATGCCCAGTTGCACTTGATTTTCAAGCTGACGGATGCTTGGACCTGGACCCCGGTGAATGATGACGACGGCGCATGTGTCGTGCCTGCGGGTGAATCCGTGACTTGCTCTTACGACATTTCCAGCTTTACCGATCGCAACAAGACCTTGAGCGTCGTTATCGCCAACTACGCTGCAGGCTACACCGGCACCATCCTCTACGACAACTTCAAAGCGGGCGACCAGGTTCTCTGGGACTTTAACGAAGACAAGTACGACGCCTTCAGCCGCGGTTTCGAGAACACCGAAGAGATGATTCCCGAAATCAAAATCGTGTTCGAGGATCCTTCGGGAATCTGTATGCGTCCGCACGTTGCAGGTGCCAAGGCTTTGCGTGTAAGTGGCGGCATGCTCACTCTTTCGGTGGGTCGCACACAAGGCGTGACGGCGGAACTCTTCGATGTCACGGGCCACAAGGTTGCAACGCTTCACAAGGGTACGCTTTCTGCAGGCACTCACCAGTTCAAGGTGAATGCGGCTGCGGGTACATACTTTGTGAAGGTCGCTGGCCAGGGAATCAACCTGACTCAGAAAGTGATGCTGAAATAA
- a CDS encoding glycoside hydrolase family 16 protein: MKFPFFSLFSLCAGVALFTAACSSDSSSNAENAEISEQTTPSGESPVAEPTSSSADVPPTVSSSSDNASGDKGYSSETPNSSAATSSAADISSSGDAVSSSSENASSSSETGNIASSSSEAANSSSDVTSSTSDVASCSSGNLSSDSQYLWHDEFDVDNIDSEKWTFEIGTGASGWGNNEWEYYTDRKENAYVQDGILHIRANKEDFEGSKYTSARLITKGKFSFTYGTVEARIALPVGKGIWPAFWLLGQNIDAVSWPACGEIDIIETVNSENIVYGTNHWANGSEYATYGNNTGNYRDQKFELDVTQFHNYKFTWDKKYIRMFVDDFMYHEILIENNEGDTEEFHKPFFFILNVAVAGNWPGFEVDDSQFPNEMLVDYIRVTQ, encoded by the coding sequence ATGAAATTCCCCTTTTTCAGCCTTTTTTCCCTCTGCGCAGGAGTCGCCCTTTTCACGGCAGCCTGCTCCTCGGATTCCTCTTCCAATGCCGAAAACGCCGAAATAAGCGAGCAGACCACCCCCTCCGGAGAGTCCCCGGTTGCTGAACCGACCTCATCTTCCGCAGATGTCCCGCCAACCGTGTCCTCGTCATCAGACAACGCCTCCGGCGACAAAGGCTATTCCAGCGAGACTCCAAACTCCTCTGCAGCAACGTCTTCCGCAGCAGACATAAGCAGTTCTGGCGATGCCGTAAGCAGTTCTAGCGAAAACGCGAGCAGTTCCAGTGAAACCGGGAACATCGCAAGCAGCTCCAGCGAGGCCGCCAACAGCTCAAGCGATGTCACGAGCAGCACAAGTGACGTCGCAAGCTGTTCCAGCGGGAACCTTTCAAGCGACAGCCAATACCTCTGGCACGACGAATTTGACGTCGACAACATAGACTCCGAAAAATGGACTTTTGAAATCGGCACCGGTGCCAGCGGCTGGGGCAACAACGAATGGGAATACTACACCGACCGCAAAGAAAACGCCTACGTGCAAGATGGCATCTTGCACATTCGCGCCAACAAAGAAGACTTCGAAGGTTCCAAGTACACCTCGGCCCGCCTAATCACCAAAGGCAAGTTCAGCTTCACCTACGGCACCGTCGAAGCGCGCATCGCGCTCCCCGTAGGCAAGGGCATTTGGCCCGCCTTCTGGCTACTCGGCCAAAACATCGATGCCGTAAGCTGGCCTGCCTGCGGCGAAATCGACATCATCGAAACGGTGAACAGCGAAAATATCGTCTACGGCACCAACCATTGGGCAAATGGCAGCGAGTATGCAACCTACGGCAACAACACCGGCAACTACCGCGACCAAAAATTCGAACTCGACGTCACGCAATTCCACAATTACAAATTCACATGGGACAAAAAATACATCCGCATGTTTGTGGATGACTTTATGTACCACGAGATTTTAATTGAAAATAATGAAGGCGACACCGAAGAATTCCACAAGCCGTTCTTCTTTATCTTGAATGTCGCCGTTGCAGGCAACTGGCCCGGATTCGAAGTAGACGACTCGCAATTCCCGAACGAAATGCTGGTCGACTACATTCGAGTGACGCAATAG
- a CDS encoding BMP family ABC transporter substrate-binding protein has product MKSKVTMGALTAVVIFFALLYVVFAKVDNVESVKKTESQKLRVGFVLLSDTADNGWNETHYKGIRAACDSLGVQRNLVIDIPEERIPLANAVTGMIADSLKVIVLTSYNYPILIKDIIESHPEVTFYGINWEYDAPNYKAYFARIYQARYLAGIVAGAMTKTNHVGFVAAMKNIQVYRGLNAFILGVQSVNPEAKVYVRWTNSWNEGGMETENANKLIDSSGIDVIAFHQDRAFIIEVAEKRGLYCIGNHVENNRFSPRMLTSIAINWGIIYKDFIQDYIQKKDNENMDYWVGLEKDAVGLAFYSSEVPDSVKILVNAAAEKIKAGYNVFSGRIEDVEGKIRSEEGETISDEVLHNEMNWLIKGAIEP; this is encoded by the coding sequence ATGAAGAGTAAAGTGACTATGGGGGCGTTAACGGCAGTCGTCATCTTTTTTGCGCTGTTGTACGTGGTGTTTGCAAAAGTCGACAACGTGGAATCGGTCAAGAAGACCGAATCGCAAAAGCTCCGTGTCGGGTTTGTCCTTTTAAGCGATACGGCCGATAATGGCTGGAATGAAACTCATTACAAAGGGATTAGGGCTGCTTGCGATTCCCTTGGCGTGCAAAGGAACTTGGTGATTGATATTCCCGAGGAACGTATTCCCCTTGCGAATGCGGTGACCGGAATGATTGCCGATAGCTTGAAAGTCATTGTGCTTACGAGCTACAATTATCCGATTTTAATCAAGGATATTATTGAATCGCATCCGGAAGTGACATTCTATGGAATCAACTGGGAATACGATGCTCCCAACTATAAAGCCTATTTTGCCCGTATTTACCAGGCTCGATATCTTGCAGGAATTGTTGCGGGGGCCATGACCAAGACGAACCACGTGGGCTTTGTCGCTGCGATGAAGAATATCCAGGTTTATAGGGGCTTGAATGCGTTCATCTTGGGCGTGCAAAGCGTTAACCCGGAAGCGAAGGTGTATGTGCGCTGGACGAATTCCTGGAACGAAGGCGGAATGGAAACTGAAAACGCAAACAAGTTGATTGATAGTTCGGGTATCGATGTTATCGCGTTCCATCAAGACAGGGCCTTTATTATTGAAGTGGCCGAAAAGCGTGGGCTATATTGCATTGGAAACCATGTGGAAAATAACCGGTTCTCGCCTAGAATGCTTACCTCCATCGCTATCAACTGGGGCATTATTTACAAGGACTTTATTCAGGACTATATCCAGAAAAAGGATAACGAAAATATGGATTACTGGGTCGGACTAGAAAAAGATGCCGTAGGGCTTGCATTCTATTCTAGCGAAGTTCCTGATAGCGTGAAGATTCTGGTAAATGCGGCTGCCGAAAAAATCAAGGCAGGCTACAATGTTTTCTCGGGAAGGATTGAGGATGTCGAAGGAAAGATCCGTTCCGAAGAGGGCGAAACGATTAGTGACGAAGTTCTGCACAATGAAATGAATTGGCTTATAAAGGGTGCGATAGAACCATGA
- the mnmA gene encoding tRNA 2-thiouridine(34) synthase MnmA, whose product MTRVAVGMSGGVDSSVAALLLLEQGYDVFGVTLRVLPPLANNGANPYDPEKDESVLRARAVAKKLGIEHYVAVCDDAFTERVLKRCHGDFAGARTPNPCCYCNRYIKFGWMLDFALEHGADFLSTGHYVNVKEVGGVRRLFKGRDAAKDQSYFLFGVPDSAMARVMTPLGGMEKPEVRAMAAKHGFENASASDSQDICFDIYGDDYTAFLQERFGAMTRPGRFVDESGKVWNTHDGFHKYTVGQRKGLGVALGVPAFVQSVNPETGDILVTADKSAVSASEVRIENCVWHGVNPATGNAYAAGDTFECLGMVRYRQRPTRCMVKILEDGCALASFEQSQFAVTPGQCAVFYDGDMVIGGGWIVR is encoded by the coding sequence GTGACTAGAGTCGCTGTCGGGATGAGCGGGGGAGTGGATTCGTCGGTGGCGGCGCTCTTGCTCTTGGAACAGGGTTACGACGTTTTCGGAGTAACGCTCCGCGTGCTGCCGCCTCTGGCGAATAATGGTGCGAATCCCTATGATCCCGAAAAAGACGAAAGTGTTCTGCGCGCCCGCGCGGTCGCGAAAAAGCTTGGTATAGAGCATTATGTGGCCGTGTGTGACGACGCATTCACGGAACGCGTGCTTAAACGCTGTCACGGGGATTTTGCGGGGGCGCGTACCCCGAATCCTTGCTGCTATTGCAATCGCTACATCAAGTTCGGCTGGATGCTTGACTTTGCATTGGAGCACGGCGCAGACTTCCTGTCGACGGGGCACTATGTGAACGTGAAGGAGGTCGGTGGCGTGCGCAGGCTTTTCAAGGGACGCGATGCCGCGAAGGACCAGAGTTACTTCTTGTTCGGTGTGCCTGATTCCGCCATGGCGCGCGTAATGACCCCGCTCGGGGGCATGGAAAAGCCCGAGGTTCGCGCGATGGCGGCAAAGCATGGCTTTGAAAATGCGAGCGCCAGCGACAGCCAGGATATTTGCTTTGACATTTACGGCGACGACTATACCGCCTTTTTGCAGGAACGTTTTGGCGCGATGACACGCCCGGGTCGCTTTGTTGATGAAAGTGGCAAGGTGTGGAATACGCATGACGGCTTTCACAAGTACACGGTGGGGCAACGCAAGGGCCTTGGCGTTGCGCTGGGCGTTCCTGCATTCGTGCAAAGCGTGAATCCGGAAACGGGCGATATTCTGGTGACCGCCGACAAGTCGGCCGTCTCAGCAAGCGAAGTTCGCATCGAAAACTGTGTGTGGCACGGCGTGAACCCTGCAACGGGTAACGCTTATGCTGCAGGCGATACTTTTGAATGCTTAGGCATGGTGCGTTACCGCCAACGCCCGACCCGTTGCATGGTCAAGATTCTAGAAGACGGCTGCGCACTCGCCAGTTTTGAACAATCCCAATTTGCAGTCACCCCTGGCCAGTGCGCCGTATTCTACGACGGCGATATGGTGATTGGCGGCGGCTGGATTGTACGTTAG
- a CDS encoding ATP-binding protein — MFKIDYCELTILTAIAFVILWFPTFIERMGAPLVVRRYFCVLGMGCIIATLATNENIGVYMTYSLAMVTSLLFFNAAFTLKISIFSYILIVVSLYFRAPGANHGEFSSDTFWWISRSAGFLIEAITMTFLCITIAKLTHRLLENLDNARKEAQHSDELRKAWAEAEEARKNAESANMAKSFFLANMSHEIRTPINGILGMNAMLLKECKDSSLLEYAQNIQNAGHTLLSLVNDVLDITKIESGKMELFVEEYDLFAVLNDCYCVANPRAQSKGLEFNINVNPKTPALLEGDDVRLRQIVNNLLSNAIKYTPKGTVDLLVDFKTLPEENAAKRIELVIIVADTGIGIRSDDREKLFQSFERIDLERNRNIEGTGLGLNLTKKLVEMMKGRVLVKSVYGSGSVFEVHIPQPVKSDEVIGNFIERHKEFISFDSADKKFKAKKARLLVVDDVVMNLKVVCGLLKETEIKIDTATNGEEALSLVEENHYDLILLDHMMPVMDGIETLQCMKDIKGFDIRKTPVVMLTANAVVGAKDAYMQAGFTDYITKPIREKTLLSVVKKLLSPELIEDVHAVEKNLAKQASSSMGALSEFLNTETGLGYCMNDESFYREMLAEYVKNDRRDELEKSLASNDLECYRITIHSLKSTSLTIGAVALSESAKALETACKEGNVDYVRAQHEKCMTDYKTILEKLSVYLAAGES, encoded by the coding sequence TTGTTTAAAATCGACTATTGCGAACTGACGATTTTGACAGCAATCGCTTTCGTGATTCTGTGGTTCCCGACATTTATTGAGCGCATGGGAGCTCCGCTCGTAGTGCGTCGGTATTTTTGCGTGCTCGGTATGGGGTGCATTATTGCAACGCTTGCGACGAACGAAAACATTGGCGTTTACATGACCTATTCTCTTGCCATGGTCACGAGTCTGTTGTTTTTCAACGCTGCCTTTACCCTTAAAATTTCGATATTCAGTTACATCTTGATTGTGGTATCCCTTTACTTTAGGGCTCCCGGTGCCAACCATGGAGAATTTTCTTCGGATACGTTCTGGTGGATTTCTCGTTCGGCGGGCTTTTTGATTGAAGCGATTACCATGACATTTTTGTGCATTACCATTGCAAAACTCACGCACCGCTTGCTTGAAAATTTGGATAATGCCCGCAAAGAAGCCCAACATTCCGACGAACTCCGTAAGGCTTGGGCCGAAGCCGAAGAAGCCCGCAAGAATGCAGAATCGGCGAACATGGCCAAGAGCTTTTTCCTTGCCAACATGAGCCACGAAATCCGCACGCCGATCAACGGCATCTTGGGAATGAATGCCATGCTCCTGAAGGAATGCAAGGATTCTTCGCTGCTTGAATATGCCCAAAATATCCAGAATGCGGGCCACACGCTTTTGTCGTTAGTGAACGATGTCTTGGACATAACCAAGATTGAATCGGGCAAGATGGAACTTTTTGTCGAAGAGTACGACTTGTTCGCGGTGCTGAATGATTGCTACTGCGTCGCTAATCCGCGTGCGCAAAGTAAGGGGCTGGAATTCAATATCAACGTGAATCCGAAAACACCGGCGCTCTTGGAAGGCGACGATGTGCGTCTCCGCCAGATTGTAAATAACTTGCTTTCGAACGCAATCAAGTACACGCCGAAGGGTACGGTGGACTTGCTGGTGGATTTCAAGACGCTGCCAGAGGAGAATGCTGCTAAACGTATTGAACTCGTGATTATCGTGGCCGATACGGGTATTGGCATTCGCTCTGATGACCGTGAAAAATTGTTCCAGAGCTTTGAACGAATCGATTTGGAACGCAACCGGAATATCGAAGGCACGGGACTTGGGCTGAACTTAACGAAAAAATTGGTCGAGATGATGAAGGGCCGCGTGCTAGTGAAAAGCGTCTACGGTTCCGGCTCGGTATTCGAAGTCCATATTCCGCAGCCCGTCAAGAGTGATGAAGTTATTGGCAACTTTATTGAACGTCATAAGGAATTTATTTCGTTTGATTCCGCAGACAAAAAGTTCAAGGCGAAAAAAGCCCGGTTGCTCGTGGTTGACGATGTCGTCATGAACCTGAAGGTGGTTTGCGGACTCCTCAAGGAAACGGAGATAAAAATCGATACGGCGACCAATGGTGAAGAAGCCCTTTCGCTTGTTGAAGAAAATCATTATGACTTGATTCTTTTGGACCACATGATGCCCGTGATGGATGGCATTGAAACCTTGCAATGCATGAAGGACATAAAGGGCTTTGATATTCGGAAGACACCCGTGGTCATGCTTACGGCCAATGCCGTGGTGGGCGCCAAAGATGCTTATATGCAGGCGGGCTTTACCGACTACATTACCAAACCGATTCGTGAAAAAACATTGCTTTCGGTGGTGAAAAAACTTTTGTCGCCTGAGCTTATCGAAGATGTTCACGCTGTCGAAAAGAACCTGGCGAAACAGGCCTCGTCTTCGATGGGTGCGCTATCGGAATTCCTGAATACGGAAACGGGGCTTGGCTACTGCATGAACGACGAATCCTTTTATCGTGAAATGCTTGCCGAATACGTGAAGAATGATCGTCGCGATGAATTGGAAAAATCCTTGGCAAGTAATGACCTTGAATGTTACCGGATTACAATCCATTCCCTGAAAAGCACATCGTTGACAATTGGGGCGGTGGCCTTGTCCGAATCGGCCAAGGCGCTAGAAACGGCTTGTAAAGAAGGCAACGTGGATTATGTGCGCGCACAGCACGAAAAGTGCATGACTGATTATAAAACGATTCTAGAAAAATTGTCCGTTTATCTTGCAGCAGGGGAGTCGTAA
- a CDS encoding BMP family ABC transporter substrate-binding protein, with protein MKLVYIVPSLILAVIIAGLLTFNVKKKNTDITREKTRVAMIMNGSIEDHSWGQSHYEGMRKTAKELNLDVMFRERIPADRTSEEVMEGLIAAGAKIIVANSFQLGPYVQNVAVKHPDVKFFHASGLSYSRNMATYFGRIYQMRYLSGIVAGMQTKTGNIGYVAAFDIPEVIRGINAFTLGVKKANPDANVIVRWTKSWNEDKACARATRTLLAHHDSIDVLTLHTDSQEPLRIADSLGIWLVGYNLDNADLYPEHFLTAPVWRWENFYTPHILEVLKQKFVGRNYWSGANSGVVDLAPLTNHVAPEAVELVESEREKIQNGSFDVFYGPIEDDAGTIRINEGESMSDSDMLNNFNWFVKGVTVDEE; from the coding sequence ATGAAACTGGTTTATATTGTTCCCTCGCTAATCCTTGCTGTGATTATAGCGGGATTGCTCACATTCAATGTGAAAAAGAAGAATACGGACATTACCCGCGAAAAGACAAGAGTCGCCATGATTATGAACGGCTCTATCGAAGATCATAGCTGGGGGCAGTCGCATTATGAGGGAATGCGAAAGACCGCTAAGGAGTTGAATCTGGACGTCATGTTCCGCGAAAGGATTCCGGCAGATAGAACTTCTGAAGAAGTGATGGAAGGCCTCATTGCCGCAGGCGCAAAGATTATCGTGGCGAATTCTTTCCAGTTGGGGCCTTACGTTCAAAATGTGGCTGTCAAGCACCCGGATGTAAAGTTTTTCCATGCGTCCGGCTTGTCGTATTCCAGGAATATGGCGACGTATTTTGGCCGAATTTACCAGATGCGTTACCTTTCGGGCATTGTTGCCGGTATGCAGACAAAAACGGGTAACATTGGTTATGTGGCGGCGTTCGATATTCCCGAGGTGATTCGTGGAATAAACGCTTTTACCTTGGGCGTGAAAAAGGCGAACCCGGATGCGAACGTGATTGTTCGCTGGACAAAATCCTGGAACGAGGACAAGGCCTGTGCTAGGGCGACCCGTACCCTTTTGGCTCATCACGATTCCATTGATGTGCTTACCTTGCATACAGACAGTCAGGAACCCTTACGTATTGCAGATTCTCTTGGAATCTGGCTGGTGGGTTATAACTTGGACAATGCGGATTTGTATCCGGAACATTTCTTGACGGCTCCCGTGTGGCGCTGGGAAAATTTCTATACGCCGCACATTCTCGAGGTTCTCAAACAAAAATTTGTAGGCCGAAATTATTGGAGTGGAGCCAATTCGGGCGTGGTTGACTTGGCCCCGCTAACAAACCATGTGGCGCCGGAGGCTGTTGAACTTGTGGAGAGTGAACGCGAAAAAATTCAGAACGGTTCTTTTGATGTTTTTTACGGACCCATCGAAGATGATGCCGGAACAATTCGCATTAATGAAGGCGAAAGTATGTCTGACAGCGATATGCTGAATAATTTCAACTGGTTCGTAAAGGGGGTAACGGTCGATGAAGAGTAA